The following proteins are encoded in a genomic region of Deltaproteobacteria bacterium:
- the phoU gene encoding phosphate signaling complex protein PhoU, translated as MATHTDKTYEAELQELRDRLLTMGGKVEAAIAASVRSLTERDSELAENVPVQDRDINRLEVEIDDMCRRLLALRQPAASDLRFITTALKIVVDLERMGDLAVNIAERAMDLNQAPQLQPYLDIQKLADLAQGQLKLALDAFVEGDVSKAEEVCKSDDLLDALFLKVFNELLALMMEDSKNIRRATSLMFVAKHLERLGDHVVNVGEMVVYMVRGTDIRHPRSRDLAR; from the coding sequence ATGGCCACCCATACCGACAAGACCTACGAAGCCGAGCTGCAGGAGCTCCGCGATCGCCTGCTCACCATGGGCGGCAAGGTGGAGGCCGCCATCGCAGCGAGCGTGCGCTCGCTCACCGAGCGCGACAGCGAGCTCGCCGAGAACGTGCCCGTCCAGGACCGCGACATCAACCGGCTCGAGGTGGAGATCGACGACATGTGTCGCCGGCTGCTCGCCCTGCGCCAGCCCGCCGCGAGCGACCTGCGGTTCATCACCACCGCCCTGAAGATCGTCGTGGACCTGGAGCGCATGGGCGACCTGGCGGTGAACATCGCCGAGCGCGCCATGGACCTGAACCAGGCGCCGCAGCTCCAGCCCTACCTCGACATCCAGAAGCTCGCCGACCTCGCCCAGGGTCAGCTCAAGCTCGCGCTCGACGCATTCGTCGAAGGCGACGTGTCCAAGGCCGAGGAGGTCTGCAAGAGCGACGACCTCCTCGATGCGCTCTTCCTCAAGGTCTTCAACGAGCTGCTGGCGCTGATGATGGAGGACTCGAAGAACATCCGCCGCGCCACCAGCCTCATGTTCGTGGCCAAGCACCTCGAGCGCCTCGGCGACCACGTGGTCAACGTGGGCGAGATGGTCGTCTACATGGTGCGCGGCACCGACATCCGCCATCCGCGCAGCCGCGACCTCGCGCGCTGA
- a CDS encoding PAS domain-containing protein produces MGPSDVAQLLEALPDATAVLGTDGKIGSCNRGFRDLFGSAAGRTVLELTRDADAGHAVVAALAGQQRRLEVTLPVARRTLLLFFSPMPSGALLTARDITEAKRMERARRDFVANASHELRTPVTAICGAAETLLNGAVDDPDAALGFVEMISRHADRLSRLTQELLDLSRIESGEWQVQLTPLEVSALAAGTFDLLRQRAEDKKLQMRNLIAPDLRVLGDRRALEQVLVNLLDNAVKYTPAQGAVTLEGVRDGNWVTLSITDTGPGIDRHHLGRLFERFYRVDSGRARDAGGTGLGLSIVKHLMQAMGGEVGVDSDRTGSRFWVRLPAAA; encoded by the coding sequence ATGGGCCCGTCCGACGTCGCCCAGCTCCTGGAGGCGCTCCCCGACGCCACCGCCGTCCTAGGCACCGACGGCAAGATCGGCAGCTGCAACCGCGGCTTTCGCGATCTCTTCGGCAGCGCGGCGGGACGCACGGTCCTCGAGCTGACCCGCGACGCCGACGCCGGGCACGCCGTGGTCGCCGCGCTCGCGGGCCAGCAGCGCCGCTTGGAGGTGACGCTCCCCGTGGCGCGGCGGACGCTGCTGCTCTTCTTCTCGCCCATGCCCTCGGGCGCGCTCCTCACCGCGCGCGACATCACCGAGGCCAAGCGCATGGAGCGCGCGCGCCGCGACTTCGTGGCCAACGCCAGCCACGAGCTTCGCACGCCGGTGACCGCCATCTGCGGCGCCGCCGAGACGCTGCTCAACGGCGCCGTGGACGATCCCGACGCCGCGCTCGGCTTCGTGGAGATGATCTCCCGCCACGCCGACCGGCTCTCGCGGCTCACCCAGGAGCTGCTCGACCTCTCGCGCATCGAGAGCGGCGAGTGGCAGGTGCAGCTCACCCCGCTCGAGGTGAGCGCGCTCGCCGCGGGCACGTTCGACCTGCTCCGCCAGCGCGCCGAGGACAAGAAGCTGCAGATGCGAAACCTGATCGCGCCCGACCTGCGCGTGTTGGGCGATCGGCGCGCGCTCGAGCAGGTCTTGGTGAACCTGCTCGACAACGCGGTGAAGTACACGCCCGCGCAGGGCGCGGTGACGCTCGAGGGTGTCCGCGACGGCAACTGGGTCACGCTGAGCATCACCGACACCGGCCCGGGCATCGACCGCCACCACCTGGGCCGGCTCTTCGAGCGCTTCTACCGGGTGGACTCCGGCCGCGCGCGCGACGCCGGCGGCACCGGCCTGGGCCTCTCCATCGTGAAGCACCTGATGCAGGCCATGGGCGGCGAAGTGGGCGTCGATTCGGATCGCACCGGCAGCCGGTTCTGGGTGCGCTTGCCTGCCGCGGCGTGA
- a CDS encoding peptidase U62 gives MRFRSGILLAVVGLLPITAVAAEPPDPLMDSLAAEAKRASDTLSKAPDAPLYYLSYRVRDGASYELSASFGAMSSAVDADDPLSGRMRVLDVSTRVGSPQLDNTHKLRGGYDFGGYRRATQLPIDDDAAALRLAMWQATDHAYQSAVKQLIRVRANKTVKVAEADEADDFDTEPPQVHLEPRKPQTLDRKAWAARLKKLSALFKDHPSILHSQVSLSGYGWNNYFVDTAGARIREPQSFARLMISASTKAADGMELDLYKDFEAVTAAQLPSDKELEASIKDLVSKLEALRVAPVVDPYSGPAIVTNRAAAVFFHEIFGHRVEGHRQKDADEGHTFTHKVGQPVLPAFLSVVDDPTRTRFGETLLNGHYLYDDDGVPAQAAPLVENGVLKGFLMGRSPIAGFPHSNGHGRAMPGLATVARQGNLIVTSTKKVPFAELRKQLIDEVKKQKKPYGLIFDDISGGFTQTRAEMTPQAFKVLPLIVRRVYPDGRPDELVRGVNLIGTPLESFEKILATGDDDAVFNGYCGAESGFVPVAAVAPSLLLGEIEVERQTPNHERLPILPPPLHPNAPWDEGVAASTTPATAVTPAAAHPGGK, from the coding sequence ATGCGCTTCCGGTCTGGAATCCTGCTCGCCGTCGTTGGGCTGCTCCCTATCACCGCGGTTGCGGCCGAGCCGCCCGATCCGCTCATGGACAGCCTGGCCGCGGAGGCCAAGCGCGCCTCGGACACGCTCTCCAAGGCTCCGGACGCGCCGCTCTACTACCTCTCGTACCGCGTTCGGGACGGCGCCTCGTACGAGCTGAGCGCGAGCTTCGGGGCCATGAGCTCCGCGGTCGACGCGGACGATCCGCTGAGCGGGCGCATGCGCGTGCTGGATGTGTCGACGCGCGTGGGCTCGCCGCAGCTCGACAACACCCACAAGCTGCGCGGCGGCTACGACTTCGGCGGCTATCGGCGCGCCACCCAGCTCCCCATCGATGACGACGCGGCGGCGTTGCGGCTCGCCATGTGGCAGGCCACCGATCACGCGTACCAATCGGCGGTGAAGCAGCTCATCCGCGTGCGCGCCAACAAGACGGTGAAGGTCGCCGAGGCCGACGAGGCCGACGACTTCGACACCGAGCCGCCGCAGGTCCACCTCGAGCCGCGCAAGCCGCAGACGCTCGATCGCAAGGCTTGGGCCGCGCGGCTCAAGAAGCTCTCCGCGCTCTTCAAGGATCACCCCAGCATCCTGCACTCGCAGGTGTCGCTCTCGGGCTACGGCTGGAACAACTACTTCGTGGACACCGCGGGTGCGCGCATCCGCGAGCCGCAGTCGTTCGCGCGCTTGATGATCAGCGCCAGCACCAAGGCCGCCGACGGCATGGAGCTCGACCTCTACAAGGACTTCGAGGCGGTGACCGCCGCTCAGCTCCCGAGCGACAAGGAGCTGGAGGCGTCGATCAAGGATCTGGTGAGCAAGCTGGAGGCGCTGCGGGTGGCGCCCGTCGTCGACCCGTACTCGGGACCGGCGATCGTCACCAATCGCGCCGCGGCCGTCTTCTTCCACGAGATCTTCGGCCATCGCGTCGAGGGCCACCGACAGAAGGACGCCGACGAGGGCCACACCTTCACGCACAAGGTTGGCCAGCCGGTGCTGCCCGCGTTCCTGAGCGTGGTGGACGATCCCACGCGCACGCGCTTCGGCGAGACGCTGCTCAACGGCCACTACCTCTACGACGACGACGGCGTGCCCGCGCAGGCCGCGCCGCTCGTGGAGAACGGCGTGCTCAAGGGCTTCCTCATGGGCCGCTCGCCCATCGCCGGCTTCCCGCATTCGAACGGACACGGCCGCGCCATGCCGGGGCTGGCGACGGTCGCGCGGCAAGGTAACCTCATTGTTACATCGACGAAGAAGGTGCCGTTCGCCGAGCTCCGCAAGCAGCTCATCGACGAGGTGAAGAAGCAGAAGAAGCCGTACGGCCTCATCTTCGACGACATCTCCGGCGGCTTCACCCAGACGCGCGCGGAGATGACGCCCCAGGCGTTCAAGGTGCTGCCGCTCATCGTGCGGCGCGTGTATCCCGATGGTCGGCCCGACGAGCTGGTCCGCGGCGTGAACCTGATCGGCACGCCGCTCGAGTCGTTCGAGAAGATCCTCGCCACCGGCGACGACGACGCGGTCTTCAACGGCTACTGCGGCGCGGAGTCGGGCTTCGTGCCCGTGGCTGCGGTCGCGCCCAGCTTGTTGCTCGGCGAGATCGAGGTCGAGCGCCAGACGCCCAACCACGAGCGGCTCCCGATCCTGCCGCCGCCGCTCCACCCGAACGCGCCCTGGGACGAAGGCGTGGCTGCGTCGACGACGCCGGCCACGGCTGTCACGCCCGCCGCCGCGCACCCGGGAGGAAAGTGA
- a CDS encoding alpha/beta hydrolase fold domain-containing protein, producing the protein MSELLVDEAPWHLRLRQRVGGVAIHGGIRLAERLGRLHPRANPAHHGVERIENVPYLPGGNPRHAVDIYRPLRGEKLPVVLYFHGGAFSILSRDTHWVMGLAFARQGYLTVLAGYRLAPEAPFPAAHADACAAWQWTLDHVAQLGGDPTRIAIAGESAGANLALSLAVSTSFRRPEPYARAAFERGVSPRAVMPACGILQVSGAERYRGRVPGWQFRQIDGVGRAYLRGVSRSEGCALADPLCIVESDLQPERALPPTFAPVGSRDPLLDDTIRLQSALRRRGVPVEAPVFPGEGHAFHALVFLENAKRCWRQQYDFLARHVR; encoded by the coding sequence GTGAGCGAGCTCCTCGTCGACGAAGCCCCGTGGCATCTGCGGCTGCGCCAGCGCGTGGGTGGCGTGGCCATCCACGGCGGCATTCGATTGGCCGAGCGCCTCGGCCGGCTGCACCCGCGCGCGAACCCCGCGCACCACGGCGTCGAGCGCATCGAGAACGTCCCCTATCTGCCCGGCGGAAATCCGCGCCACGCGGTCGACATCTATCGACCTCTGCGCGGTGAGAAGCTGCCCGTGGTCCTCTACTTCCACGGCGGCGCGTTCTCGATCCTCTCGAGGGACACGCACTGGGTGATGGGCCTGGCCTTCGCGCGGCAGGGCTACCTCACCGTGCTTGCGGGCTATCGGCTCGCGCCCGAGGCGCCGTTTCCTGCCGCGCACGCCGACGCGTGTGCCGCCTGGCAATGGACCCTCGATCACGTCGCGCAGCTCGGCGGCGATCCCACGCGCATCGCCATCGCCGGGGAATCGGCGGGAGCGAACCTTGCGCTCTCTCTCGCGGTGAGCACGAGCTTCCGTCGCCCAGAGCCGTACGCCCGCGCGGCCTTCGAGCGCGGCGTCTCACCGAGAGCGGTGATGCCCGCGTGCGGCATCCTGCAAGTGAGCGGCGCCGAGCGCTATCGCGGTCGCGTGCCGGGCTGGCAGTTCCGGCAGATCGACGGCGTGGGCCGTGCGTACCTGCGCGGCGTCTCGCGAAGCGAGGGCTGCGCGCTCGCGGATCCGCTGTGCATCGTCGAGAGCGACCTTCAGCCCGAGCGAGCGCTGCCGCCGACCTTCGCGCCGGTGGGCTCGCGCGACCCGCTGCTGGATGACACCATTCGGTTACAAAGCGCGCTGCGGCGTCGGGGTGTGCCCGTGGAGGCGCCGGTGTTTCCGGGCGAGGGCCACGCGTTCCATGCGCTCGTCTTCCTCGAGAACGCGAAGCGCTGCTGGCGGCAGCAGTACGACTTCCTCGCGCGGCACGTTCGCTGA
- the pstA gene encoding phosphate ABC transporter permease PstA has translation MNGYAGRKAVNLIMMVLCGLAAVAALLPLGSVLWLVVSHGVAGLSFTFFTALPTPVGEPGGGVGNAVVGTLQIVALACVIGLPLGVGAGVFLAEKGDSALGSAVRFTAEVLSGVPSIVVGIVAYGLVVVPMKRFSAIAGAVALAILMIPTLARGTEELVRLVPRSIREAALGLGVPEWKTSLRVVLRTALGGVATAALLAIARATGETAPLLFTALNNQYWNLRPDQPTASLTVQIFNYAISPYDDWHQKAWSAALVLLLIVGGLNLTARALTRSRLKGAR, from the coding sequence ATGAACGGCTACGCGGGCCGCAAGGCCGTGAACCTCATCATGATGGTGCTCTGCGGGCTGGCTGCCGTGGCTGCGCTGTTGCCGCTCGGCTCGGTGCTCTGGCTGGTGGTCTCGCACGGCGTGGCTGGATTGAGCTTCACCTTCTTCACCGCCCTGCCCACTCCCGTGGGCGAGCCCGGCGGCGGCGTGGGCAACGCCGTGGTGGGCACGCTGCAGATCGTCGCGCTCGCATGCGTGATCGGCTTGCCGCTCGGCGTGGGCGCGGGCGTGTTCCTCGCCGAGAAGGGCGACTCGGCGCTGGGCAGCGCGGTGCGGTTCACCGCTGAAGTGCTCAGCGGCGTGCCGTCGATCGTGGTGGGCATCGTGGCCTACGGGCTCGTGGTCGTGCCCATGAAGCGCTTCTCGGCCATCGCCGGCGCGGTCGCGCTGGCCATCCTCATGATCCCCACGCTCGCGCGCGGCACCGAAGAGCTGGTGCGGCTCGTGCCGCGATCGATTCGCGAGGCTGCGCTGGGGCTCGGCGTGCCCGAATGGAAGACGAGCCTGCGCGTGGTGCTGCGCACGGCGCTGGGCGGCGTGGCCACCGCGGCGCTGCTCGCCATCGCGCGCGCCACGGGTGAGACGGCGCCGCTGCTCTTCACCGCGCTCAACAACCAGTACTGGAACCTCCGGCCGGATCAGCCGACGGCATCCCTGACGGTCCAGATCTTCAACTACGCCATCAGCCCGTACGACGACTGGCACCAGAAGGCGTGGTCGGCCGCGCTGGTGCTGCTCTTGATCGTCGGGGGGCTGAACCTGACGGCGCGGGCGCTGACCCGCAGCCGCCTGAAGGGCGCACGATGA
- the pstB gene encoding phosphate ABC transporter ATP-binding protein, which translates to MSTPNEVKLNVAHLNAGFGDKVIIRDVNISVPSNTVLAVIGPSGCGKSTFLRCLNRMHELGPGAHSEGQILLDGQDINSGDVDPVLLRRRVGMVFQRPNPFPTMSIFDNVAAGLKLNKVKGNHAEVVEKSLKQAALWDEVKDRLHASALSLSGGQQQRLCIARALAIEPEVLLMDEPASALDPIATAKVEQLIHELKARYTIVIVTHNMQQAARVSDHTAFFYMGELVEHDKTETIFTKPSKARTEDYVTGKFG; encoded by the coding sequence ATGAGCACCCCCAACGAAGTGAAGCTGAACGTCGCCCACCTCAACGCCGGCTTCGGCGACAAGGTGATCATCCGCGACGTGAACATCTCCGTGCCCTCGAACACGGTGCTCGCGGTGATCGGCCCCTCGGGCTGCGGCAAGAGCACCTTCCTGCGCTGCTTGAACCGCATGCACGAGCTCGGGCCCGGCGCGCACAGCGAGGGCCAGATCCTCCTCGACGGGCAGGACATCAACTCCGGCGACGTCGACCCGGTTCTCCTCCGCCGCCGCGTGGGCATGGTGTTCCAGCGGCCCAACCCGTTCCCCACGATGTCCATCTTCGACAACGTGGCCGCGGGCCTGAAGCTCAACAAGGTGAAGGGCAACCACGCCGAGGTGGTGGAGAAGAGCCTCAAGCAGGCCGCGCTCTGGGACGAAGTGAAGGACCGCCTGCACGCCTCGGCGCTCTCGCTCTCCGGCGGCCAGCAGCAGCGCCTGTGCATCGCGCGCGCGCTCGCCATCGAGCCCGAGGTGCTGCTCATGGACGAGCCCGCCAGCGCGCTCGATCCCATTGCCACCGCCAAGGTCGAGCAGCTCATCCACGAGCTGAAGGCGCGCTATACGATCGTGATCGTCACGCACAACATGCAGCAGGCCGCGCGCGTCTCGGACCACACCGCGTTCTTCTACATGGGCGAGCTGGTGGAGCACGACAAGACCGAGACCATCTTCACCAAGCCCAGCAAGGCACGAACCGAGGATTACGTCACCGGCAAGTTCGGTTGA
- a CDS encoding response regulator, whose product MPRILIVDDEPDLVRLLDYNLKQAGYETVTTSTGETALALARARKPDLVLLDIMLPDISGTEVCRQLRRDASLKSVPILMLTAKSEEVDRVVGFELGADDYVTKPFSVRELVLRVKAVLRRGGPADEPTTGNTEVGPVKIDVGAHRAFVEGQEVILTALEFKLLQMLMARLGRVQSREQLLSDVWGITAEIETRTVDTHVKRLREKLGVARDLIETVRGVGYRMKSPTGE is encoded by the coding sequence GTGCCTCGAATCCTCATTGTCGACGACGAGCCCGACCTGGTCCGCCTGCTGGACTACAACCTCAAGCAGGCCGGCTACGAGACCGTCACCACCTCCACCGGCGAGACCGCGCTCGCCCTGGCGCGCGCACGCAAGCCCGACCTGGTGCTGCTGGACATCATGCTCCCTGACATCTCGGGGACCGAGGTCTGCCGCCAGCTCCGCCGCGACGCGAGCCTCAAGTCGGTGCCAATTTTGATGCTCACCGCCAAGAGCGAGGAGGTCGATCGGGTGGTCGGCTTCGAGCTCGGCGCGGACGACTACGTCACCAAGCCCTTCAGCGTCCGCGAGCTGGTGCTGCGCGTGAAGGCCGTGCTCCGCCGCGGCGGCCCCGCCGACGAGCCGACGACCGGAAACACGGAAGTCGGCCCGGTGAAGATCGACGTGGGCGCGCACCGCGCGTTCGTCGAGGGTCAGGAAGTGATCCTCACCGCGCTGGAGTTCAAGCTCTTGCAGATGCTCATGGCGCGCCTGGGCCGGGTGCAGTCGCGCGAGCAGCTCCTCTCCGACGTGTGGGGCATCACCGCGGAGATCGAGACGCGCACCGTGGACACCCACGTGAAGCGCCTGCGCGAGAAGCTGGGCGTGGCGCGCGATCTCATCGAGACCGTGCGCGGGGTGGGCTACCGCATGAAGTCGCCGACGGGCGAGTGA
- the pstS gene encoding phosphate ABC transporter substrate-binding protein PstS produces MKTKLIAAALLMFAAPAFADTLITGAGSTFVYPIASKWFSDYNKLHPAEKFNYQSIGSGGGVKQITEKTVDFGASDAPMTDAELAKAGAPIVQLPVTLGAVVVAFNVPGVTALNLSPKTLGGIFLGTITKWNDPAIAAENAGVKLPDMAIAVAHRSDGSGTTAIFTDYLAKVSPEWKAKVGAGKSVKWPVGLGGKGNEGVTGLVKQAPGGIGYVELAYANQNKLAMAAIQNQEGAFVKPSIESTSAAGAGVQMPNDFRVSITNPAGKASYPISGFTWILVYKDQTDATKGPAIVKFLWWAIHDGQKVAPALDYAPLPEPVVKKVEAALKTITVQGKPALASNP; encoded by the coding sequence ATGAAGACCAAGCTCATCGCTGCAGCGCTCTTGATGTTCGCCGCGCCCGCCTTCGCCGACACGCTCATCACCGGCGCCGGCTCGACGTTCGTCTACCCGATCGCGTCGAAGTGGTTCAGCGACTACAACAAGCTCCACCCCGCCGAGAAGTTCAACTACCAGTCCATCGGCTCGGGCGGTGGCGTGAAGCAGATCACCGAGAAGACGGTCGACTTCGGCGCCTCCGACGCGCCCATGACGGACGCGGAGCTCGCCAAGGCTGGCGCGCCCATCGTGCAGCTGCCGGTGACCCTGGGCGCGGTGGTGGTGGCGTTCAACGTGCCCGGCGTGACCGCGCTGAACCTCTCGCCCAAGACGCTGGGCGGGATCTTCCTGGGAACGATCACCAAGTGGAATGACCCGGCCATCGCTGCGGAGAACGCCGGCGTGAAGCTGCCGGACATGGCCATCGCCGTGGCCCACCGCTCCGACGGCTCGGGCACCACCGCCATCTTCACCGACTACCTGGCCAAGGTCTCGCCCGAGTGGAAGGCGAAGGTGGGCGCGGGCAAGAGCGTGAAGTGGCCCGTGGGCCTGGGCGGAAAGGGCAACGAGGGCGTGACCGGGCTGGTGAAGCAGGCGCCGGGCGGCATTGGCTATGTGGAGCTCGCCTATGCCAACCAGAACAAGCTCGCCATGGCGGCGATCCAGAACCAGGAGGGCGCGTTCGTGAAGCCTTCCATCGAGTCGACCTCGGCGGCGGGCGCGGGCGTGCAGATGCCCAACGACTTCCGCGTCTCCATCACCAACCCGGCGGGCAAGGCGAGCTACCCCATCTCGGGCTTCACCTGGATCCTGGTGTACAAGGACCAGACCGACGCGACCAAGGGTCCGGCGATCGTGAAGTTCCTCTGGTGGGCGATCCACGACGGCCAGAAGGTGGCGCCGGCGCTCGACTACGCCCCGCTCCCGGAGCCAGTGGTGAAGAAGGTGGAGGCGGCCTTGAAGACGATCACCGTCCAGGGAAAGCCCGCGCTTGCCTCCAACCCCTGA
- the pstC gene encoding phosphate ABC transporter permease subunit PstC has translation MALEATATPRATRHQAGVNRGDRAWNGLLLGLGLAVLVLAAVIIYILLHASQPLWTSTSPWQFLKSTDWDPVSGAFGALPFVYGTLVTSMLALLLAVPVGLGLSVFLTELAPKQLRPVVAFGVELLAGIPSVVYGLWGLFTLAPLLREHVEPFLQKVFGPIPVVGALFQGAPLGLGYLSAGVILAIMILPTICAVTTEVVKTVPLPLREASLALGATRWEMVRWSVLPYSKAGILGAVLLGLGRALGETMAVTMVIGNNPEIHASLFAPGYSLPSVIANEFAEATDASHTAALAALALVLFAITFLMNAAARGLVRRSKHTAGAHG, from the coding sequence ATGGCGCTCGAAGCCACCGCGACGCCGCGCGCGACCCGGCACCAGGCCGGCGTCAACCGCGGCGATCGCGCGTGGAACGGGCTCCTGCTGGGCCTCGGCCTGGCGGTGCTCGTGCTGGCCGCGGTGATCATCTACATCCTGCTGCACGCGTCGCAGCCGCTGTGGACGAGCACCTCGCCCTGGCAGTTCCTCAAGTCCACCGACTGGGATCCGGTGAGCGGCGCGTTCGGCGCCCTGCCCTTCGTGTACGGCACGCTGGTCACGAGCATGCTCGCGCTGCTGCTCGCGGTCCCCGTGGGGCTCGGGCTCTCGGTGTTCCTCACCGAGCTCGCGCCCAAGCAGCTGCGGCCGGTGGTCGCGTTCGGCGTGGAGCTGCTCGCGGGAATTCCCAGCGTGGTCTACGGCCTCTGGGGCTTGTTCACGCTCGCGCCGCTGCTGCGTGAGCACGTGGAGCCCTTCCTGCAGAAGGTGTTCGGGCCGATTCCCGTCGTGGGCGCGCTGTTTCAAGGCGCGCCGCTCGGGCTGGGCTACCTCTCCGCCGGCGTGATCCTGGCGATCATGATCCTGCCCACCATCTGCGCGGTGACCACGGAGGTGGTGAAGACCGTTCCGCTGCCGCTGCGCGAGGCCTCGCTGGCGCTGGGGGCCACGCGCTGGGAGATGGTGCGCTGGAGCGTGCTGCCCTACTCCAAGGCCGGCATCCTCGGCGCGGTGCTGCTCGGCCTCGGCCGCGCGCTCGGCGAGACCATGGCCGTCACCATGGTCATCGGCAACAACCCGGAGATCCACGCGTCGCTGTTCGCGCCGGGCTACTCGCTGCCGTCGGTCATCGCCAACGAGTTCGCCGAGGCCACCGATGCCTCGCACACCGCCGCGCTCGCTGCGCTGGCCCTGGTGCTCTTCGCGATCACCTTCCTCATGAACGCCGCCGCGCGCGGGCTGGTGCGGCGCTCCAAGCACACCGCGGGAGCCCATGGATGA